The genomic window GGGCGCCGACCTCAACCTCGACTCGATCACCGCCGTCGTGATCGGTGGCACCAGCCTCTTCGGCGGACGCGGAACCGTGTGGGGCACGCTGCTCGGCGCCCTCATCGTCGGCGTCTTCCGCAACGGCCTCGCCCTCGCCGGACTCGACGTGCTCTGGCAGACCTTCGCGGTCGGCGTCCTCATCGTCGTGGCGGTCTCCGTCGACCAGTGGATCAGGAAGGTACGCGCATGAACGCCGATCGGACCGTGAACGAGACATCCGCAGAGGTTGCGGCGAACGAGGACGGCCGCGAGCCGATCCTCCGCGCACGCCGACTGGTCAAGACGTTCGGTCGGGTGGTGGGTCTCGACGGGGTGAGCCTCGAGCTCTACCCGGGCGAGGTGCTCGCCGTGATCGGCGACAACGGCGCCGGCAAGTCGACCCTCATCAAGTGCCTGACCGGCGCGGAGATCCCCGACGAGGGCCAGATCTGGCTGGATGGCCGCGAGGTGCACTTCAAGCGCCCGCAGGACGCGCGCGCCGCCGGCATCGAGACCGTCTACCAGAACCTCGCGGTCTCGCCGGCCCTCGACGTGGCATCGAATCTCTACCTCGGTCGCGAGATCCGCAAGAAGGGCGTGCTCGGCTCGGTCTTCCGCCTCGTCGACCAGAAGGGCATGCGGGAGAGCGCGAAGCGCGAACTCACCTCGCTCGGGATCTCGACCTTGCAGGATGTCACGGTCGCCGTCGAGAACCTGTCGGGCGGCCAGCGGCAGGCCGTCGCCGTCGCCCGCGCGGCGGCGTTCGGCTCGAAGGTCGTCGTGCTCGACGAGCCCACCGCGGCGCTCGGCGTGCGCGAGTCGAACCAGGTGCTCGAGCTCATCATGAGCCTGCGCGACCGTGGCATCCCGGTCATCCTCATCTCGCACAACATGCCGCACGTGTTCGAGGTGGCCGACCGCATCCACGTGCAGCGCCTCGGCAAGCGTGCGGCGACGATCACGCCGCAGTCGCACACCATGACCGATGCGGTGGCGATCATGACGGGAGCGAGCAAGGGATGAGGGACGCCACGGAGGGCGGGACGGTCGAGCTCGTCGCCGAGTTCACGGCGCTGCCCGGTCACGAGGACGAGGTCGAGGCGCTGCTCGCGGACCTGGCGGTCGCAGTTCGAGCCGAGCCAGGATGCCTCGTGTTCGACTCCTACGCCGTGACCGCCCCACCGCCGGTGGCGGAGGAGGCGGCCGCACCCGCCCCCGACGGGCGACGCTTCGTCGTCGTCGAGTCGTACCGCGACACCGAGGCGTTCGAAGCGCACCTCGGGCAACCTCACGGCGCGGTGTTCAACGCGGCGCTCGGGCCGCTGATCGCGGAGCCGACCGGATCGGTCCTGCGATTCCTGCGGCCGGTGCGATAGGGGTCGCTCCGGCGACGGAACGCGGCGGGCCGCGCGAGTCAGGACTCGCGCGGCCCGCCGGCGTCCCCGGTGTCGCC from Agromyces aurantiacus includes these protein-coding regions:
- a CDS encoding ATP-binding cassette domain-containing protein → MNADRTVNETSAEVAANEDGREPILRARRLVKTFGRVVGLDGVSLELYPGEVLAVIGDNGAGKSTLIKCLTGAEIPDEGQIWLDGREVHFKRPQDARAAGIETVYQNLAVSPALDVASNLYLGREIRKKGVLGSVFRLVDQKGMRESAKRELTSLGISTLQDVTVAVENLSGGQRQAVAVARAAAFGSKVVVLDEPTAALGVRESNQVLELIMSLRDRGIPVILISHNMPHVFEVADRIHVQRLGKRAATITPQSHTMTDAVAIMTGASKG
- a CDS encoding putative quinol monooxygenase, with amino-acid sequence MRDATEGGTVELVAEFTALPGHEDEVEALLADLAVAVRAEPGCLVFDSYAVTAPPPVAEEAAAPAPDGRRFVVVESYRDTEAFEAHLGQPHGAVFNAALGPLIAEPTGSVLRFLRPVR